A single genomic interval of Candidatus Zixiibacteriota bacterium harbors:
- a CDS encoding shikimate dehydrogenase, whose translation MPKPLQLYGIVGESISYTLSPLIYNSLFLDAGINALYVTFDLPSNRVKRFVTLAEEIRMSGFNVTVPHKELVVRYLHRLDPIATATGSVNLVLRRRGKLDGFNTDYAGIKTTIENRLRLNLHGKHVVVLGTGGAARTVVYYLAQTSCSSITIVSRQLRERRSWRSYLNQVHCADRTDLLTYDELPRRAAPIDLLINCTPLAASALLGTRLRARCRALFELRYSPSFNDSRRHVDGKYMLAVQAAANWYLMTGRTVAPARILKIISGARA comes from the coding sequence ATGCCCAAGCCTCTCCAGCTTTACGGCATCGTCGGCGAAAGCATCTCTTACACGCTCTCGCCTCTGATCTACAACTCGCTGTTCCTCGACGCCGGCATTAACGCGCTCTATGTCACGTTCGACCTTCCATCCAATCGCGTCAAACGGTTCGTCACGCTGGCTGAGGAAATCCGCATGAGCGGATTCAATGTTACCGTGCCGCACAAAGAACTGGTCGTCCGTTACCTGCACCGTCTCGACCCGATTGCCACAGCTACCGGCTCTGTCAATCTCGTGTTGCGCCGCCGCGGCAAACTCGATGGCTTCAATACCGACTATGCCGGGATCAAGACGACCATCGAGAACCGGTTGCGCCTCAATCTGCACGGGAAGCATGTTGTTGTCCTCGGCACCGGCGGCGCTGCTCGCACGGTCGTCTATTACCTCGCGCAGACTTCCTGTTCTTCAATCACGATCGTCAGTCGCCAGTTGCGTGAACGCCGTTCCTGGCGGAGCTATCTGAATCAAGTGCACTGTGCCGATCGCACGGATCTGCTGACCTATGATGAACTGCCGCGACGCGCAGCACCGATCGACCTGCTCATCAACTGCACTCCGCTGGCTGCCTCGGCATTGCTGGGGACGCGACTGCGGGCGCGTTGCCGAGCGCTCTTCGAATTGCGTTATTCTCCTTCGTTCAATGACTCGCGCCGCCATGTCGACGGCAAGTACATGCTCGCCGTACAGGCGGCCGCAAACTGGTACCTGATGACCGGCCGCACCGTCGCGCCGGCTCGAATCTTGAAAATCATCTCCGGAGCACGCGCATGA
- the aroC gene encoding chorismate synthase, with translation MIRFVTAGESHGMGLTAVIEGIPAGLKLDLQAINFDLRRRQLGYGRGLRMRIEQDTALITAGVWDSVTIGAPISIFIQNRDWKNWKDQARPKRTVPRPGHADLSAVLKYDFDDIQKAIERSSARETAARTAIGAIAKQFLHAFGIVVYSHTRRIGNVVNDQPVKFTPAKFRQIEKSPVRCASPAAAKLMIREIDRAVTRQDTLGGVSEVVVSGAPVGLGSYVQWDRRADVRLAAAVMGVQSVKAIEIGTGILASTQFGSQVHDPILYNKSRGYHHRSNNAGGITAGITTGEEIILRAYFKPISTLGKPLPSTDLKSRRPTDAPYVRSDICVVPAGGVVCEAVVALTLADMLSEKFGGDSMREALANYRSYLRHVNQR, from the coding sequence ATGATCCGCTTCGTCACCGCCGGCGAATCGCACGGCATGGGCCTTACCGCCGTCATCGAGGGCATCCCCGCCGGCCTCAAACTCGACCTGCAGGCCATCAACTTCGATCTGCGCCGTCGCCAACTTGGCTATGGCCGCGGTCTGCGGATGCGCATCGAGCAGGACACCGCCTTGATCACCGCCGGTGTCTGGGATAGCGTCACCATCGGGGCACCGATCAGCATCTTCATTCAAAATCGCGACTGGAAGAACTGGAAGGATCAGGCGCGTCCCAAAAGGACCGTGCCGCGCCCCGGCCATGCCGATCTGTCCGCCGTACTCAAGTATGATTTCGACGATATCCAGAAAGCGATCGAACGCTCCTCGGCCCGCGAAACCGCTGCCCGCACCGCCATCGGCGCCATCGCCAAGCAATTCCTGCACGCATTCGGAATTGTCGTCTACTCGCACACCCGTCGCATCGGCAACGTCGTCAACGACCAGCCGGTGAAATTCACTCCAGCCAAGTTTCGCCAAATCGAAAAATCCCCCGTGCGCTGCGCCAGTCCCGCCGCCGCCAAACTGATGATCCGCGAAATCGATCGTGCCGTCACCCGTCAGGACACCCTCGGCGGCGTCAGCGAGGTCGTCGTCTCCGGCGCTCCCGTCGGACTCGGCAGCTACGTCCAATGGGATCGCCGTGCCGATGTCCGTCTCGCTGCTGCCGTCATGGGCGTGCAGTCCGTCAAAGCCATCGAAATCGGCACCGGCATCCTTGCCAGCACCCAATTCGGTTCGCAGGTGCATGACCCCATCCTCTACAACAAGTCGCGCGGCTACCACCATCGCTCCAACAACGCCGGCGGCATCACGGCCGGCATCACCACCGGCGAGGAAATCATCCTCCGCGCCTACTTTAAACCGATCTCGACCTTGGGTAAGCCGCTGCCGTCAACCGATCTCAAATCGCGCCGCCCGACCGATGCACCCTACGTCCGTTCCGATATCTGCGTCGTTCCCGCCGGCGGCGTCGTCTGCGAGGCCGTCGTCGCTCTCACTCTCGCCGACATGCTTTCCGAGAAATTCGGTGGCGACTCGATGCGCGAAGCCCTTGCCAACTACCGCTCCTATCTTCGTCATGTCAATCAACGTTAA